ATATGTACATTGGTAAAGACTTCCACTAGATTGTGTATTTACTTATAAAGACTGGTCTCCTTGGCGTATTTGTATTTTGCCCATGTGATTCTGTTTGTTAGGTGTGAATGGCTGCTCGCTGAAAACAGCTGAGAATCTTGATGTAATGAAAGGGATACCGGTAGAGAGGATGATGGTCGAAACCGACTCTCCTTATTGTGAGATCAAGAACACACACGCCGGGATGAAGTTTGTAAAGTCGACCTGGCCTtctaagaaaaaggaaaagtatGATCAAGAGTGCATTGTCAAAGGCCGTAACGAGCCTTGCTTGGTTCGGTGAGTGTAGTTTCATCTTGTCATAAATTCTAGAAAAAACTCTGCTTACGCAATCATTTTTATTGTCCAGGCAAGTTCTTGAGGTTGTGGCTGGCCATAAAGGAATTGGCGATATTAATCAACTTAGCTCAACCTTGTACCACAACACTTGCAGGCATGTTCTCTCAACATTAACAGATTGAGTCATTGTTGTAGTGAAGCTTTCTTTTTCCTGACGGATTTGCTGATATTTCTGCAGAGTTTTCTTCCCCCAGGACTTGGATTCTGCTGCAGATGCTCTGCTTTCCGGTCACCACAATACCAACTAGCAGAAGTcactacaaaaatattttacctTTCTAATGAGACAGAAAGATTATACATTAAAGCATTTAATGGaagaaaacatttttgaatAAAGATGACAGTCAATCTCATTTTCTTTTATCTCAtatattatcttcttctttagccTCACTAGTCAGTAGAATACAAACAAGATATTGTGCTTTTGCTGCTTCATGTACTGATGGTTGAAAGCACCTCACTGCTCTCAAGACTGTTGCCCTCTTCAGTCTCTACTTGTGTTACAAAAGGACGAGACACGGTGGCTCTCTCTGAAGCCAAATTGAGCCTCAGTTCTCTGCCTTCAACTTCCTAAGAACCAATACCAAAAACTAGTGAGTCTCAAACCCCAAatcaccaaaccaaaccaaacaggAAAGAGCAAAGCCTTTACCACGCCATTCATGGCCCTCAGGGCAGACTGAAGGTCTTGTGCAGATTCAAAAGAGACGAAACCAAACCCCCGAGACCTCCCGCTGTCTCTTTCATACACAACTTTAGCACCAAGCACACCAGGTTGGTCAGCAAATGCATCTTTCAGACCTTGTGAGGTCAGATCCCAACCAAGGTTCCCAGCATAGAGCTTGTGAGGACTGTCAACATAGCTCCGGTTACCATCACGGATCTTGGCTGCTCTCATTACTTCTCTCTCTCCGCCTCTTGGCACCTCCGGGAAGTTCACTTTCACAGTTCTACCGCCAATTTGCTAAAGAACCAATCATAATCATATTTGGATCAAAACAGATAACACAAGATGAGGATGAGAGCTTACAGAGGTGTTGAACATCTGAATAGCTTCTTTAGCTTCTTCGATGCTTCCCATCGTTACGAATCCAAACCCTCTGCTTCTGTCAGTGACTTTGTCATACACAATCTGCAacaaatatcaaatttttaaaacaatcagACAGAACTTCAAGTCTTCAAGACATGAAGAAGATGGTAAGAGCACGAACCTGAACATCTACGACAGTTCCAGCTTGTCGGAAAAGTTGGGAGAGCTCAGAAGAAGTGATTGTGTATGGTAAGTTTCCAACGTACAGCCTCCCTTCCTCACCACTGGCTTGCGTCGTCTGtttcacatcttcttcttcttcttcttcttcgtcttctgaTGCGACGGGGAGTTCGTCTTCGGTATCGGCGGCGCAGGAGAAACGGTGGCGACGGATATTGGGATGGAGTGAGATGGGATTGAGGAAACTGGCGACGAGTTTGAAGGATTTTGGTGGAAAGGGATTGAAGAGTCTGAGGGAGGAGAATAAGGGGTTAACGGTAGCGGCGGAGGAAGCGGGAGATACAGCGACGGCGGAGGGACAATAGGCTAAAGACGACATTTTCTTTAGGGGGGGAGTGAGGGaagagaaggaaggaaggagtgtggataagttaaaaaaaaaattcaatttttcgGTTCAAATCGATTATGACTTCGGTTTAATTTGGTGGTTTGAAAACTCAGTTATTGATTGGTTTGACAATCGGTTTAAAACACTGGAGCATGATCAGCCAAATACTGTACCATCAGAGACATGACCAGCTTAGTAATTTTATGGGGGATTTTGGACCAAAGAAAAATTTAATCccttaaacaatattttttaaaaaaatttaatgattgtttttattaaaaaatattttagatgaaactttataaaataatttaaaatatttttatatttttgtataaaaaatacatatattaaaaatcaaacttttaactataaaaaaataggGAGATAAAAGATTTGGTCCTAGATGATCGTAATGCTTGTCCCCCACTTCAGCCGGCCCTGATCAGAGAGACCACCAAGGTATGCACTCTTGGCTTTCCTAATATGTGTGTGTGTTCCGTATGTTGTTATTACTGTGAGTACCATTGTTGAAACTTAGTGTACTAGAGTTCCTGTTAGTGTCTCAGATTTGGCATTTACCAAGACTGACGATGTTCATGATTCCATTTCTATCTTGTTTTCCCATTGTTGTTTCTGCAGTAATAGAATCAATGcttaaaatatttctttcttttcttaacCATCAACTGATGTTTTGCTGATAACCAAGCAGGATGATTCCTTCTAAAGAAGATGAAACACTAATCCCTTTCATGATGATCCTTTCTGACGAGGATGTCTGTCCTTTGGtcatttcttttatatatgtacatatgaAATGCATAGCTAATGAAAAGAATTGATTTGGTCACTCAATCTGAAAAAAATTCCATGTGCCTAAATTTGCAAGAGACTATAATCACTCTAAAGATGTATGAATTTAAAAGTTGTCTCAAATTTATGCAGAACAATGCGTTAGTTTCTTTGTTCTGAAAATGGGTATACACGGCAAATCAATtataaatgaaacaatttttaatcGATTTTTGAGTGAGAAGTTCTGTAATCGTAAATCGTTTTTCTATCTTCATTCATGACCAGAAGGTCTTTCTTATATACACATCAGAGATCGTAATCCTATCAAGACTAggaaacataatataacttagATAAGGAGAAACTATTAGATAAGGCTAATCTAAATCTTATGTATATCGTAATACCCTCCCTCAAGTTGGAGCGTAGAGATCTCGGATGCCCAACTTGTAGAGAAAAATGTCAAACTCTTTTCTTCCTAGAGCTTTTGTCAGTATGTCCGCCAGTTGTTCTTTAGAAGAAACGTGTTTGGTGGAGATCGTGCCTTTGATGATGTAGTCGCGAATGAAATGACACTCAGCCTCAACATGTTTTGTTCTTTCGTGAAAGACCGGATTTGAGCTTAGATAAATCGCAGATTGATTGTCGCAACGAAGTGTCATAGGGGTCGTGTGGTTGATGCCGAAATCGAGAAGTAGTCCTTTGATCCATAGAAGCTCTTTGAGAACTTCAGTCAtagctctatattctgcttctgTCGAGGACAAGGAGACAGTGTCCTGTTTCTGAGATTTCCAAGAGACAATAGAGGTGCCAATCTGAACTAGCCAGCCTGTAACAGATCGTCTAGATGCAGAGCATCCAGCCCAGTCGGAGTCGGACCATCCAGTGACATGGATCGGAGAAGCCGCACGAAGCAAAATACCCTGGCCAATGGTTCCTTTGAGGTATCTAATTACATGAATTGCAGCGTCCCAATGCTCAGTTCTAGGAGCCTGCATATATTGTGTCAGAACATGAATAGAGAAACCAAGGTCAGGTCGTGTGGAAGCTAGATAAACCAAACGACCAACGAGGCGTCTGTAGCGTCCAGGATCAGGTAAAAGAGGGCCAACTTCGTCGTCAAGTTGATGTCGTTGATCAAGTGGAAAACCTGCAGGTTTGCATCCAAGCATGCCTACTTCAGTGATAATGTCTAAGCAATATTTCCGTTGACAGAGATAGAAACCGTCAGCATTACGAGCAACCTCGATccccaaaaaatatttcaaaacgcCAAGATCCTTCATGTGAAAACAAGTTGACAAATATGTTTTGAAATCTGCAATCGAAGAGGACGAGTTTCCTGCAATAATTAAGTCGTCAACATAGACCAAGACTCGTAAAGTGTTGCCGTTTTTGTTGTAGACAAATAAGGAGTAGTCACTTCGAGATTGAACAAAACCAAACGCTCGTAGTGCTTTTGTTAATTTTGCGAACCAACAACGCGGGGCCTGTTTAAGACCATAGAGAGATTTTCGGAGGCGACAAACGCGATTATCGGAGTCTGATCGAAATCCTGGAGGCAATTTTACATAAACTTCTTCATCCAAATCGCCGTGGAGGAAAGCGTTATGTACGTCCATTTGATGGACTTCATAGTCCTGCTTAGCCGCTATGTCAAGAAAGATTCGAACCGTAGTCATCTTGGCAACTGGTGCGAAAGTTTCTCCATAGTCGATGCCTTCAACTTGGTTGTTCCCGAGTACCACAAGACGTGCTTTATATCTTTCAAGCGTGCCGTCAGCTTTAAGTTTGATTCGAAATACCCACTTACATCCAAGAGCTATCTTTCCCGGTGGTAGTTCTTGTATATCCCATGTTTCGTTAAGTTCCAAAGCTTCAATCTCTTGGCGCATAGCTTCTCTCCAAGCTTTATCAAGCATAGCCTCGCGATATGAACGTGGTTCAGTAGCGATAGAGAGAGCCACTAGATAACTGCGATGGCCCTGAGAAAAGCGATCATATATATGATAGTCAGAGAGTGGGTGGGCCGTACCTGAGGACGAAGTCGGAGTGGTGGTTGTGAGAGTGGTGATTGTGACTGTGTTGATCGAGACTGTACTGGTTGAGACTGTGCCGGTTTTATCAGTAACGTAGTCTGCAAGTTTCGCTGGTGGTTTCTTTAGTCTAAGTCCTCTGCCTAGTGGTTCTGTATTTTCTGCCGTTGTTATGATAGGAGGAGGTTCATGAGTTGTCGGTAGATCCatagtatcatcatcatcatcgataTGTGTGGTGGTCGGGTTCAAGTTATGAGGTTGGGGTTCGGGATTAGTCGTGATCTTAGGATAAGGGAACGTGTCTTCCTGAAACATAACGTCGCGAGAATTAAAGACCTCTTCTGTGTCAATATCGTATAAACGCCAACCCTTCTTGCCATAAGGATATCCTAAGAAGACGCACTTCCTGCTACGTGAAGCAAACTTATCACCTTGGTGATTCAGGTTATGAGCGTAGGCTAAACAACCGAATACTCGTATTTGATCTAGAACTGGTGCTCGGCCGAACAGCAACTCGAAAGGCGTCTTGTCATTGAGTAGTTTAGTCGGTGTTCTGTTTATTAGATAACAAGCTGTCAAAGCACATTCTGCCCAGAATTCGATTGGCAAGGCAGCTTGAAAACGAAGAGCCCGAGCGACGTTAAGGATGTGTCTGTGTTTTCTCTCGACGCGTCCATTCTGTTGCGGTGTAGCAACACACGAGGTTTCATGTATTATTCCTTGCTGGCGAAAATATTTTGTGAGACACATGAATTCAGTTCCATTGTCGCTGCGTATGGTCTTGATGTCGCAGTTAAACTGTCGTTTAACAAGGGCTATAAACTCTTGTAGTCTGTTGGATACTTCGGTTTTGTCAGGGAGAAGATAAAGCCATACTGCACGAGAGTAGTCGTCTACTATGGTCAGGAAGTATCGTGATCCACAGAATGCAGCAGTGCGATAAGGGCCCCAAAGGTCACAGTGAATTAACTCAAAAGAAGTAGAAGCTTTATTATAACTATCTGGAAACGGGTTTCTTGTTTGTTTAGATCGAAAACACACATCACAATTGGAGAAGCATAGTTTATCTCTAGATTTAAGACTAATATTTGGTAGTAATCCCACAACGCGAGCTGATGGATGACCGAGACGACGATGCCAGAGAACTCCTTCGTCGGTTGTAGTTGTCTGAAACGCAGTCACAGTCTCAATCCCCCGGAAGTGGTACAATCCTTCACTCTCACGTTCACCCGCTCCAATCAGCGTCCTCGTGATGCGGTCCTGTAAAACCACAAGTCTGTCAGTAACTTGACCAACAAGTGATTGATCAGTTAACAATTGGCCGAAAGAAATAAGATTTGTGTGAAACCCATCCACATAATACACGTTTTGCAAGTGTATATGGGATGTTAGTTTTATCGTGCCCTGCTGGGTGGATAAAACATTGGCGCCGGCTGGTAATGTCACAGAGACTGGTGTTACTTGTCGGATATTTTCTAGAAGATCAAGTCGGCCGGTCATATGATGTGTAGCCCCTGTATCCAAGATCCAAAAAGATTTATCATTCTTACCGCTGAGGCGTGTATCAGGTCGTGTCTTTTGAGAATTCATAAGTGTAACTAGTGTGTGCCACTGAGCGTCAGTTATGCCTGCAAGTCCTTGGCGATCAGTTTCGGTCAGAGTAGAATTTGCTCTGATCTGTGTTGGTGAAGCAACTATCTGAGAGGAGTTTACTTGTGTAGTGGTTGGTGACTCTGTAGTTGTTGTGTTGTTCTGTCCCCCTTGATAGTTGTTTCTGGTTCGTGGTCGTGTTCCCCACCATTCGGGATAACCAATGACGCGAAAACATCCTGCTGCTCTATGACCAAGACGACCACAAGCGGTGCAGGTGACATTAGCGTCGGGATTGGTGTAACGAGGTCGAGAACCGCCGGAGTTTGAGTTTGATTGTCGGGAGCTATCATAGCTCTGGTTCGTTTGTCGGTTAttcgaagaagaagacgactgTGCTGGAGTTTGAGCCGCAAAGCTGAGCACTGCCTGTGGTTCTTTCTGCGAATTCTGTTGAACTGTTTCGTTTTGGACGATGGTTTGATAGACGGTGTCAAGATCTGGGATTGGAATCTGAGCACAAATCTGTGATCGTACGGCACCATGAATTGCGTCGTCAAGACCATATAGAAAGTCGTGAACTCGAACAATATCACGTTCTTTGTCTTGAGCTTCCATCAAATTGCAATCGCACTTGCCACACTTGCATGTCGTAATTGTAAAACATTCAGCCATAGAGTCCCAAATCTTAGTCAGACGTCCAAAGTAGTCTTCTACAGAAGATCCTGCTTGACGACAGTTCGCGAGAGAGGCTCGAAGTTGTTGGTAACGAGCTCCGCTTTTGAGAGCAAATCGTCGTTTGATATGATCCCATAGATCCTTGGCGTACTCTTTATGAGAGATATTAGAACGTAGCTTTGGTTCTATGGTAAGCTTGATCCATGTGACAAGTAGGTGGTTATTAGCCATCCAGTCTTCGTGATCGGTGGAGTCGGTGGTCGGTTTCGGTATGGTGCCATCAATGAAGCCAAACTTCTTGCGTGCACTTAAAGCAACACGTAAGTTTTGTGCCCATTCGTCGTAGTTTCGTCCGTTGAGTAGAGGTTGAGAGATAACAGCTCCAGGGTTATCACTAGCCGATAGATCATACGGAGAGATCGTTCGTCGAGGTTTCTGAATAATTGCAAGAGTTTCTGCCATTGTTGAGTGAGTTGAGGTCGAAGATCGGAAGAATCAGTCTGATTCTAGgtcggaaaaaaaaatatcgagGTTTTAGTGtcgtagctctgataccatgagaagTTCTGTAATCGTAAATCGTTTTTCTATCTTCATTCATGACCAGAAGGTCTTTCTTATATACACATCAGAGATCGTAATCCTATCAAGACTAggaaacataatataacttagATAAGGAGAAACTATTAGATAAGGCTAATCTAAATCTTATGTATATCGTAATATTGAGAAACACTATCTATATCAGATTAGGCACATGCACCTAACTACCGGCTATCAATTTCTTAAACATCGGTTAGTTCTCTCAAATGCATATCAAAGTTTCCATATGCCTGAATTTAAATGACGATTGTTACATGTCACATATGCTCTTGTCACTGGTTTCACACCCATTATATGCCTTGGCCTAGTAAAGCAGCTTCCCAAGAGAGATTTCTAGTGTCCCAAACCCAAGGGAAATTGAGTTGTATAACattcaaacaaattataattcaGTGACTAACCAAAAATTCTACATCACGTATATAATTTGtctcttatatataatattgttatgTTGCCTCCACATTCAACCGGTGAAATCTACtatcaaaaacaacaaaataaataattaatgtaaCAAGTAAAATATGTGGTCACGTTGTATTCATCTTCATCTCTCAAGATAATTAGATAGTTTTAAGCTAGGTTGCATGGAAGCTTTGCCGGACGTCCGCTTCCCGCTTCGGAACCGGAATCAGAATGGAAAGTTTGTGGAAGCTCTCGGAATCTCGCTTCCAATGCGTTTCCAAAAATACTTCTTTAAAAACACGTTGGAAGCTTACGATTCCATTTTGAAATCACGCTcccgttttaaaaaaaaaatacaatatcataaataaatatagatataagaaacattgtttttatataacaGTGAAGtagagaatatatatacacaaacattaaaactaatactatatatTGTCTTTATGCATTGAGGGTTTATTAGAGATATATTGTCTATATTCAAATATAGTATGTTAATTATTtacgaaatattaaaaataattagtttaataatatcttataaacTTAGTTTATGTATAGTTTCACGgtttaatataaaatcatttaaaattattataaatgaacaaattttctattttattttgaatcatATAATTGTTAGTCACATTTGTAAgctatatattttgatatatatatattttttgtaatctatatattttcatataattgttagtcacattttttattttgatatatatatatatatatacgcttCCGACACGTTTCCgcttcctatttttttttaaattcttgatTCTACGCTTCCACACGATTCCGCTTCCGCGTACCCGCTTCCGTTTCTATGTAACATAGATTTTAAGGAAGATGAAAATGAACGTAGTATTTCATTATTTACACATCTTCTTGAACTGAATTTCTTCTCACGAGAAGGACAATGATAAAAAAGTACATGGTGAGCAGACACAACAACTCTTTTATTTTACTCATTCTCTTAAATCATTGATTCTCACATTATGCTTTTGTTTTCATACTCTGttttcgtttcttttttttttagtgatCTAATGGTGAAGAGTAACGAAAGGCGGACCGGTAAAAGCGTCGCTGCGTCGGAAAAAtgagagaagatgaagatgatctCTATATGGTAGTGAAAATAGCGAGTGAAGAATAACAACAATGAACAAAGTGAAGATGTATCGGcatgtttcaaaaaaagaagaattaaaAAAGGATATTGCCGTCCATATTATATTCGGGGAAAgaaatagtataatatatataaccaaaTGAATGTGCCTTCAAGTgtctaatatttaaaaacaatttatagatTGTATTTGGGTTTATAGATTCCTGACTAGGGTTTAGATTTACGAAGTAGAGGTTTGGGTATAGTAACCatattatatacattatatttggtttatactTCCTTGATTAGGGTTTAGCTTTACTAATCAGTGGTGTGTTTTGTATTGTCATATTTTTGCAAATAAGATTgtgggtttagaatttaataattaatgtttagaatttatatttgggtttagggtttatcatCTGTGAggttttatatttgaattttgagTTCAGTAATTAACGTTTAGGGTTTATTATCTTGAGGGAAGCGTGAGGTTTAAGGTTTAAGGTTAAGTATTTAGGAATGGAGGTTTGGAGTAAAGTTTAATATTTACGAGTTGTGAGTGGATTTGGAATTCTATACTACTTCAGTGATATGGTGTAGAAAATTCGGGTTGtattagtgtttaatatttAAAGATTGTTGGTGTGGATTTAGTCATCTTATACTATCTCGACAATATGAAATAGAACACTCATTGTATATGTACGTGGTCAATTAACGTGTAACGTGtgtctctttcttctttcaTTTCTGACCATATATTATGTGTGATATGTATGTTTACCGGATAACTGCAAATGAGAAAAGTATAACCAGCTCACCTTAGGTACAAATATTAGATTTCATTATgtttgggtttatagtttactAATTACGGTTTAGCTTTTATAATTAGGggttttgatatattatttagCTGATGTGAGAGTGTCTAATATGTAGGGGTTAGATGTCATGTTCGTGTTCTAGACTACTTCGTAAAAATAGAATAACACACCCATAAATTGTATGTGGTTATTATGTATATGATGTGGTTTACTTATGTTCTCCCGAATACAAATAGTTTGCTGTAAATATTAGTCATTCACTTTATCCAAGTCATCTGTACATCTCTCCTTCACCTGCTAATCAATAATATACACTAATCTTCTTTGCAGATTTAGTCATTTCGCAAATTATCCcattttaaaaacagaaaagtCCTAGAAAGGTGATTTACTAGGCAAACGGCATATAGAAACTAAAGCTGCTCGGAAGATATATGTATGGTTTAGTTAGTTCagttcaaaacaattttttttgtcaactttcaaaacaattaaaattttaattgaacACATATGTTGCAACCAGCCAAAAATTGATCATTTACATTATTACTTTTCATTCTGTTCACAAATTTTTTCACATGTTTacagatataaaaatttatcatgTCCAGATAAAATTTGGCCATCTCACTGACATGTGTGAAATTGTGAACCGAACATTCTGCATGCTACCTCCATCAATTTCCCTGCAATATAATACAAATTGAgttagaaattattattttttgttgtagGAAATTATTATTATCCAAACAGTTCGTTTTTCCTGATGACAATGTTTTAAATCaacaataaaaaagaaaacaacttttaaaatgatttattgtAACTTAATGTTcaagtatatgtatattaagaACAAAAAAGGTGTCATGAACCAGAGCAAGTTGTCTCTGTCAACCAAAATGACTCAACTCCacttttgaaaaagaaaagaagcacTTTGTGGTTTTCTTTTAACTATTAACATGGGATTCTTCGTCGGTGGatgattatatagtttataatcCAAATTATTCCCACACAATTATTTAATACTATTggaacatatattatattatcatacCAAAGTTTGTTAACGAGACTTTGTCTCCATTCTCACACGTCTAGTCTCACTTTTCTCTCTCATTGCAAAGACTTAACTATATGCTTATCTTTTTATAATCATGGTTCAATTATATTTTCCATCAGGTAGAGCTAAATCACACACACAAATTCCTAAAGCAATGTAGGTTATTCTAATGATgtttcaaacaaacaaaacaaaaactttttaatggtgttatatatatgttatagtttaaaattaaataatttgggGCTACAACGTCAAGATCAGATAGCTAATGACCAAAATTAAGAAGcttgaaatttattaaaaattgattacCTCTTCTCGGTTTAGCGGTTGTCTTGACAACCGAACCGACGGATTTCTTCTCAACCGGAGTTTCTTCCTCCGGGAATAAAACTCCGTCAATCCCCTGAACCGAAATACGTCCATCTGTATAGATATCAGGATCGAACAAATAAGCAGAACCGTCACCATGACCGAATTTAACCGAACCGTCTGCCTCCTGAGCCTCTACCTTGTGAGGAAACCGGAGAGAATCATACCGGATTTTCCCAAACCGGCGTACAGAATTGTACATACTCTCCTCGGTTTGATACTCCGGTATGATATGGTAATACATTATTTGCTCTGGAGCTCCCGGTTCGCTCAATTGGTCTGTAGTCAACTTAGCCATAGCTTCGTCGTTAGGAGCTAAGACCGTCAACACGTAGCCTTCCGACACGAGCCGACCCATCTCGGTGGCTAAAGAAGTGAGGTTGACGAGAATGTCCGCCATCTCGTTGTATCCACCGTAATGGAGCAGAGTGTGGATAAAGTCTTTGACTTGAGCCTCTCCGTTGAAATGGTGGCGAGGCCCGCCCGGTCCTGGCGCCGGAGCCGGAGCTAGTGACGGGCCTGGTGACATTGCGTCGTGAATCGGGAGAACCGGTGGTGCTCCGGCGGGGACTGGTGCGGGTTTTTTCTTGAGACGGTGGGTTCTCGGGTCTACTTCCGGCGCTCCTTCCGGTAACACGGCGGAGATGGAACGGAGGTTACGACGGCGGTTGAAATCTTCTTGAACGGAGCGAGGGATTAGAAGACGTTCGATCCCGTGGATGACTCCGTCGGGTCGGGTTACATCGTCGGGTCGGGTGATTACGGCGGAGTTGACTTTACCGGCGGTGAACTGGAGGTGATCGTTGGAGAGAGAACGGTGGCTGACGACGGACGAGGCGGAGAGATGAGTAGAAGTGAGTCTTTTGGGGAGAATGTGGAACATCAAGAGTGTTTGTAATGATTTGAGATTCTTGGGTTGTAACAAGAAAGATTTGAACTCAGGGTCGATGTTACGTTCTAAAGCTTCGTTGCGAGGAGCGAAGATTGTGATGTTGTGTTGACCAACGGCTTCTTCTAATGTTTGGAGGAGAAGAGCTTTCTCCACGAGCTCTGCTAGTTCGGTGTAGTGAGAGTCGAGAAGAGCTACGAGGACGGAGTTGGAGTTTATTTGACTCGACCCGGTTTTATCGGGTAATGCGGTGGTGCTAATGGAGGAGGCAGTCAAAAGGAGGAGGGAGAAGAGGAGGTTGGAGACGCCTTCCATGGTGGTCGAAGGAAAGAGTGAGAGAAGGAAGAATAGAAAGTGTCGGCGATTTAAAGAGGTTTGGTTTGTGAATTAAGATTTGGTAAGGTGATGTGATTTTGATTATGATTGTGATGTTTCTActtcccaattttttttttgttcgtgtttcattttcttagatatttaatgattttaggtGGGTGGGTTTAATGCTtttctttaattgttttctATTTAATTGGGATTCATTTGGCGATTTGGAGGACAAGAGTGAGGTCCACACGGGAAGTAAAAGTTATGGTGACGTCTTTTTAAACTTGAAGCCAAGAGTTCAGCTTTTTCAACAACTCATCAGCTTCTGGGCTATTTCTGAGTTTGAGCCTCGTGTTGTGTGTGTCGGTTACTCATATGCACAATTCACGTTGCCTTCCAGTCaaatatcttttcattttttggGGTCTTTTTCTTCTAATAAAAGAGCaaaaatattatactaaatGTTTAGTTTCGTATAAACCGAAATAGTCGTCTAGGAACTGTCTTTTTTGTTAGTCAATTGTTATATGGCTAGGTTGCATGGAAGCTTTGCCGGACGTCCGCTTCCCGCTTCGGAACCGGAATCAGAATGGAAAGTTTGTGGAAGCTCTCGGAATCTCGCTTCCAATGCGTTTCCAAAAATACTTCTTTAAAAACACGTTGGAAGCTTACGATTCCATTTTGAAATCACGCTcccgttttaaaaaaaaa
This region of Raphanus sativus cultivar WK10039 unplaced genomic scaffold, ASM80110v3 Scaffold2298, whole genome shotgun sequence genomic DNA includes:
- the LOC130494769 gene encoding RNA-binding protein CP33, chloroplastic-like, yielding MSSLAYCPSAVAVSPASSAATVNPLFSSLRLFNPFPPKSFKLVASFLNPISLHPNIRRHRFSCAADTEDELPVASEDEEEEEEEDVKQTTQASGEEGRLYVGNLPYTITSSELSQLFRQAGTVVDVQIVYDKVTDRSRGFGFVTMGSIEEAKEAIQMFNTSQIGGRTVKVNFPEVPRGGEREVMRAAKIRDGNRSYVDSPHKLYAGNLGWDLTSQGLKDAFADQPGVLGAKVVYERDSGRSRGFGFVSFESAQDLQSALRAMNGVEVEGRELRLNLASERATVSRPFVTQVETEEGNSLESSEVLSTIST
- the LOC130505465 gene encoding fasciclin-like arabinogalactan protein 15, with protein sequence MEGVSNLLFSLLLLTASSISTTALPDKTGSSQINSNSVLVALLDSHYTELAELVEKALLLQTLEEAVGQHNITIFAPRNEALERNIDPEFKSFLLQPKNLKSLQTLLMFHILPKRLTSTHLSASSVVSHRSLSNDHLQFTAGKVNSAVITRPDDVTRPDGVIHGIERLLIPRSVQEDFNRRRNLRSISAVLPEGAPEVDPRTHRLKKKPAPVPAGAPPVLPIHDAMSPGPSLAPAPAPGPGGPRHHFNGEAQVKDFIHTLLHYGGYNEMADILVNLTSLATEMGRLVSEGYVLTVLAPNDEAMAKLTTDQLSEPGAPEQIMYYHIIPEYQTEESMYNSVRRFGKIRYDSLRFPHKVEAQEADGSVKFGHGDGSAYLFDPDIYTDGRISVQGIDGVLFPEEETPVEKKSVGSVVKTTAKPRRGKLMEVACRMFGSQFHTCQ